One part of the Anopheles coustani chromosome 2, idAnoCousDA_361_x.2, whole genome shotgun sequence genome encodes these proteins:
- the LOC131264761 gene encoding odorant receptor 63a-like — MAPDTLHYQPEDGFILRVRRSTYWARKMASLIGIWPHEDVELHVRWYRMLYYLMLSSHWFNTYVQLEYFFRNLGNLSLIIQGLCTFGSICTTGIKAMRMHAYEAEIWDIWKAMENASFFTKMQFLRKGDNKPIFERIDKNVDRQWKEVHLNLRFYCLVVGAVAFTYSIIPACSNLFNQFLGNEFNRSFVYNTYYPLIQKYVQRSPLFEVLFCSESLSGFTTWAGVVAFDGLYVVLVLYATSLMRMLGELLQETTNPDFSDDERAFFLRECLQQHIQTIELIKKINDLFAPVLLVQLLTSTSIICVIAFAASFSTDEGESQKALMVLYLIAAIYQLFQFCWYGQRLQNESIRLPLAVYDARWESCAQTFKSSYHILLMSSQRQIDIRAWSFSGMSLETFSTIIRSAASYFTVLQTLAEQ, encoded by the exons ATGGCTCCGGATACGCTTCACTACCAACCCGAGGACGGTTTCATCCTTCGTGTGCGCCGCAGTACTTATTGGGCCCGAAAAATGGCCTCGTTGATAGGTATTTGGCCGCACGAGGACGTAGAGCTACATGTGCGATGGTATAGGATGCTGTACTACTTAATGCTATCATCGCACTGGTTCAACACTTACGTGCAGCTGGAATACTTTTTTCGCAACTTGGGAAATCTAAGCTTGATCATCCAG GGTCTATGCACGTTCGGGAGTATTTGTACCACCGGCATAAAGGCGATGCGAATGCACGCATATGAGGCTGAGATCTGGGATATCTGGAAGGCGATGGAGAATGCATCATTTTTCACCAAGATGCAATTCCTGCGCAAAG GTGACAACAAACCAATTTTCGAGCGGATCGACAAAAATGTCGATCGACAGTGGAAGGAAGTACATCTGAACCTGCGCTTCTACTGCCTGGTGGTTGGAGCGGTAGCGTTCACTTACTCGATCATTCCCGCTTGTAGCAATCTCTTCAATCAGTTTCTGGGGAATGAGTTTAACAGAAGTTTTG TCTACAACACATACTATCCACTAATACAGAAATACGTACAGCGCTCACCTCTGTTCGAGGTGTTGTTCTGTTCCGAATCCTTATCGGGTTTTACCACCTGGGCTGGTGTGGTTGCCTTCGATGGGCTCTATGTCGTGCTGGTTTTGTACGCGACCTCGCTGATGCGTATGTTGGGTGAACTGTTGCAGGAGACGACGAATCCGGACTTTTCGGATGACGAGCGCGCATTTTTTCTCCGCGAATGTCTACAACAGCATATACAAACGATTGA ATTGATCAAAAAAATTAACGATCTGTTCGCTCCGGTCCTGTTGGTTCAGCTATTGACCAGCACTTCTATCATCTGTGTCATTGCCTTCGCTGCAAGCTTCAGCACG GACGAAGGTGAATCGCAGAAGGCACTAATGGTACTCTACCTGATAGCGGCCATCTATCAACTGTTCCAATTCTGCTGGTACGGGCAGCGGCTCCAGAACGAG AGCATCCGGTTGCCCTTGGCGGTGTATGACGCGCGCTGGGAGTCGTGCGCTCAAACGTTCAAGAGCTCGTATCATATTCTGCTGATGTCCAGCCAACGCCAGATTGACATACGCGCCTGGAGCTTCTCCGGCATGTCGCTCGAGACGTTTTCAACG ATAATCCGAAGTGCGGCCTCCTACTTTACCGTACTGCAGACGCTGGCAGAGCAGTAG